A single region of the Labeo rohita strain BAU-BD-2019 chromosome 3, IGBB_LRoh.1.0, whole genome shotgun sequence genome encodes:
- the rab40c gene encoding ras-related protein Rab-40C: MGTQGSPVKSYDYLLKFLLVGDSDVGKGEILDSLQDGSAESPYAYSSGIDYKTTTILLDGRRVKLELWDTSGQGRFCTIFRSYSRGAQGILLVYDITNRWSFDGIDRWIREIDEHAPGVPRILVGNRLHLAFKRQVPTEQARAYAEKNGMTFFEVSPLCNFNVIESFTELSRIVLMRHGMEKFWRPNRVFSLQDLCCRAIVSCTPVHLIDKLPLPVAIKSHLKSFSMANGMNAVMMHGRSYSLANAAGGSKGNSLKRSKSIRPPQSPPQNCTRNNCKIS, translated from the exons ATGGGCACCCAGGGCAGCCCTGTGAAGAGCTATGACTACCTGCTCAAGTTCCTTCTGGTGGGCGACAGCGATGTGGGGAAAGGAGAGATCCTGGACAGCCTTCAAGACGGATCTGCTGAGTCTCCATATGCCTACAGCAGCG GAATCGACTATAAGACCACCACCATCCTGTTGGACGGGCGGAGAGTGAAACTAGAGCTTTG gGACACTTCGGGACAAGGCAGGTTCTGCACCATTTTCAGGTCGTACTCCAGGGGAGCGCAG GGGATTCTGTTGGTGTACGACATTACCAACCGCTGGTCGTTTGACGGGATAGACCGTTGGATCAGGGAGATTGATGAG CATGCACCTGGTGTACCCCGTATTCTTGTGGGTAACCGGCTGCACCTGGCGTTCAAGCGGCAGGTCCCCACCGAACAGGCACGGGCGTACGCAGAAAAGAACGGAATGACGTTTTTCGAAGTGAGTCCCCTCTGCAACTTCAACGTCATCGAGTCGTTTACAGAGCTGTCGCGCATCGTGCTGATGAGGCATGGCATGGAGAAGTTCTGGAGGCCCAACAGAG TATTCAGTCTGCAGGACTTGTGCTGCCGTGCCATCGTGTCCTGCACGCCTGTGCACCTAATCGATAAGCTCCCACTTCCCGTGGCCATCAAGAGCCATCTGAAGTCATTCTCCATGGCGAACGGCATGAACGCCGTCATGATGCACGGACGCTCCTACTCGCTAGCCAACGCTGCCGGAGGCAGCAAAGGCAACAGCCTCAAACGCTCGAAATCCATCCGGCCGCCTCAAAGCCCGCCACAGAACTGCACCAGGAACAACTGTAAGATCTCCTAG
- the tmc5 gene encoding transmembrane channel-like protein 5, translated as MRRMSVFPQHGAALGHLGLSANEIRQEVENNTSELVSDLVNQSARARFQAIRSLPMPFSERKIIRNRVNSVKQSKTIIPTNCGQQVSRSFRRFRAGLASARQYLIIWHDTLKDIGGRFGTSVLSYFLFLKWLLKFNLFSLIINFCFITIPQIVHAPNISSVTGFRGLELLTGVGYFNQTVLYYGGYNGEVIVSKPGYNMQLAYFFTIAAYLVLCGVSLIYSMSRSFQKNFVLDTGPVSGGAWRLLCSWDFSVVNEKAIQYNKNNLAIQLKESLSERLQEKNKMDLSDRIKHLSLNVLAWLLSLGLAVGCSAGIYFLGTDPELAFSFNHSPNDLTAEASTLLLPVVVSIINLIVPILYSLISKIESYSNPRAKIYISIVRNVILKMSILGILCFYWLDFVPSSVSCWESFVGQSVYRLLIFDFIFCLIGIFYGEFLLNVIGTRCIQSLGVPEFDIARNVLDLIYAQTLAWIGIYFSPLLPVMQVLKLFIIFYLKKISLSMNCQPPKHSGRAAQIQTVFIALLFFPSFVGALSMVAFTVWSLKPSSECGPFQGLDTPFHTIFSWTASIQGPSETNWVWWIFENILRSELFYYLISLIILVITYFLWQITEGRKQLINTLRQQIVNEGKDKAFLLDKMQKLQKERREKASYRPQDYDQTPHFNPNWMNTLPLDM; from the exons ATGAGGCGGATGAGTGTCTTCCCACAGCATGGCGCGGCTCTGGGACACCTGGGACTTTCTGCCAACGAAATCCGGCAGGAAGTTGAAAACA ATACATCTGAACTGGTATCTGACCTGGTTAACCAGTCAGCCCGAGCCAGATTCCAAGCCATACGATCATTACCTATGCCATTCAGTGAGAGAAAAATAATCAG AAACAGAGTGAACTCTGTCAAACAATCAAAGACCATCATCCCCACAAACTGTGGTCAACAGGTGTCTCGG TCTTTCCGCAGATTTCGTGCTGGCTTGGCATCAGCCAGGCAGTATTTGATTATATGGCATGACACTCTGAAGGATATCGGCGGCAGGTTTGGCACTTCTGTCCTCTCCTATTTCTTGTTCCTTAAGTGGCTGCTGAAGTTCAACCTGTTCTCCCTCATCATCAACTTCTGCTTCATCACAATCCCACAAATAGTGCACGCACCCAATATCAGCAGCGTCACAGGCTTCAGAGGCCTTGAGCTCCTCACTGGGGTG GGTTATTTCAACCAGACGGTCTTGTACTATGGTGGCTATAATGGTGAAGTGATCGTATCCAAACCAGGCTACAACATGCAGTTGGCCTATTTTTTCACCATAGCTGCATATCTGGTGCTGTGTGGGGTGTCTCTTATCTACAG CATGTCCAGATCCTTTCAGAAGAACTTTGTGCTCGACACAGGACCTGTCTCTGGAGGAGCATGGCGTCTCCTGTGCAGCTGGGATTTCAGTGTTGTCAATGAGAAAGCCATACAGTACAACAAGAACAATCTCGCCATTCAGCTGAAG GAGTCCTTATCAGAAAGGTTAcaggagaaaaacaaaatggatCTGTCTGACAGAATAAAGCATCTGTCTCTCAACGTACTGGCctggctgctctctttaggacTTGCCGTAGGTTGCAGTGCAGGCATCTACTTCCTGGGGACAGATCCAGAACTG GCCTTCAGTTTCAATCACAGTCCAAATGATTTAACAGCAGAGGCGTCTACTCTTCTTCTACCTGTGGTCGTGTCGATCATCAACCTGATAGTGCCTATTCTTTACTCTCTCATTAGCAAAATAGAGAGTTACTCCAACCCACGCGCAAAGATCTACATCAGCATTGTGAG aaatgttattttgaagATGTCCATTCTTGGAATCCTTTGCTTTTACTGGCTGGATTTTGTTCCCAGCAGTGTCTCA TGTTGGGAGTCCTTTGTGGGGCAGAGCGTGTATCGACTGCTGATATTTGACTTCATATTCTGTCTGATTGGCATTTTCTATGGGGAATTTCTGCTCAA TGTAATCGGAACCAGGTGCATCCAGAGTCTTGGCGTCCCAGAGTTTGACATTGCTAGGAATGTACTTGATCTGATCTATGCTCAGACTCTGGCTTG GATTGGAATTTACTTCTCCCCCCTACTTCCTGTAATGCAAGTCCTAAAACTGTTTATCATCTTTTACCTGAAAAAG ATCAGTCTGAGTATGAACTGTCAGCCTCCCAAACACAGTGGCAGAGCCGCTCAGATTCAAACCGTCTTCATCGCCCTGCTCTTCTTCCCTTCGTTTGTGGGCGCGCTATCCATGGTAGCATTCACAGTGTGGAG TCTGAAGCCCTCAAGTGAGTGTGGGCCCTTCCAGGGTCTCGACACCCCCTTCCACACCATTTTCAGTTGGACTGCTTCTATTCAGGGCCCCTCTGAAACTAACTGGGTCTGGTGGATATTTGAAAACATACTGAGAAGTGAACTCTTCTACTACTTGATAAGCCTTATCATCCT aGTCATCACTTATTTTCTCTGGCAAATCACTGAGGGACGGAAACAGCTCATCAACACTCTGCGACAGCAGATTGTGAAT GAAGGAAAGGACAAAGCATTTCTTTtggataaaatgcaaaaattacagAAGGAAAGAAGGGAAAAGGCATCTTACAGACCTCAG GACTATGACCAGACACCACATTTCAACCCAAACTGGATGAATACGCTGCCCTTggatatgtga